One window of Leptotrichia sp. oral taxon 498 genomic DNA carries:
- a CDS encoding ATP-binding protein: MAKKEELQRLTAEQMFQDEIDALIKAEKNPIPTGWKMSPKSVLTYICGGKAGRKVITPKYIGNKRLVEIAISTLVTDRALLLIGEPGTAKSWLSEHLTAAINGDSTRVIQGTAGTTEEQIRYSWNYAMLIAEGPTKDALIPSPIYKAMEDGAIARVEEISRCASEVQDALISLLSEKRMSVPELNVEIPAKKGFSIIATANTRDKGVNEMSAALKRRFNIVVLPSPNTLEAEIDIVRSRVTQLAGNLDLNAKLPEEEVIEKVCTVFRELRQGVTLDGRQKIKPTANVLSTAEAISLLANSMALAGSFGDGEISDYDLAAGLQGAVVKEDSKDGQIWEEYLENIMKKRGSEWLDLYKECKALNKATK; the protein is encoded by the coding sequence ATGGCTAAAAAAGAAGAATTACAAAGATTAACAGCAGAACAGATGTTCCAAGATGAAATTGATGCGTTAATTAAGGCGGAAAAAAATCCAATACCTACTGGATGGAAAATGTCACCTAAATCAGTGTTGACATATATTTGTGGAGGTAAAGCTGGAAGAAAAGTGATAACGCCTAAATATATTGGGAATAAAAGATTAGTTGAGATTGCAATTTCGACTTTGGTTACGGATAGGGCATTGCTGTTGATTGGGGAGCCGGGAACTGCAAAATCTTGGTTGTCAGAGCATTTGACGGCGGCGATAAATGGAGATTCGACTCGAGTTATTCAAGGGACAGCGGGAACGACTGAAGAGCAGATTAGATATTCTTGGAATTATGCGATGTTGATTGCAGAAGGACCTACAAAAGATGCGTTGATACCAAGTCCGATTTATAAAGCGATGGAAGATGGGGCGATTGCTAGAGTAGAAGAAATTTCTCGTTGTGCGTCAGAAGTGCAAGATGCGTTGATTTCTTTGTTGTCAGAAAAAAGAATGAGTGTACCTGAATTGAATGTAGAAATTCCAGCTAAAAAAGGGTTCTCTATTATTGCAACTGCGAATACTCGTGATAAGGGAGTTAATGAAATGTCGGCAGCGTTAAAGAGACGTTTTAATATTGTGGTGTTACCAAGTCCGAATACGCTTGAAGCAGAGATAGATATTGTTAGAAGTAGAGTTACGCAACTTGCAGGAAATTTGGATTTAAATGCGAAATTGCCTGAAGAGGAAGTTATTGAAAAAGTTTGTACGGTATTTAGAGAATTGCGTCAAGGTGTTACATTAGATGGAAGACAAAAGATAAAGCCGACTGCAAATGTGTTATCGACTGCAGAAGCTATTTCACTTTTAGCGAATAGCATGGCGTTGGCTGGAAGTTTTGGGGATGGAGAGATATCAGATTATGACTTGGCGGCAGGATTGCAGGGAGCTGTAGTAAAAGAAGATAGTAAAGATGGGCAAATTTGGGAAGAATATTTGGAAAATATTATGAAAAAACGAGGTTCAGAATGGCTGGATCTTTATAAAGAATGTAAGGCACTTAACAAAGCTACTAAATAA
- a CDS encoding heavy-metal-associated domain-containing protein, with product MIKKLIEIEGMHCEHCQKKVEDTLCSIPEVEEVSVNLDKKNAKITLNEEVDDILIADLINNAGHYKVKNITEIAE from the coding sequence ATGATAAAAAAATTAATTGAAATTGAAGGAATGCATTGTGAACACTGCCAAAAGAAAGTAGAAGATACATTGTGTTCAATTCCAGAAGTTGAAGAAGTGTCAGTAAATTTAGACAAAAAAAATGCAAAAATAACTTTAAATGAAGAAGTGGATGACATTCTAATCGCTGATTTAATAAATAATGCTGGTCATTACAAAGTCAAAAATATAACTGAAATTGCTGAATAA
- a CDS encoding site-2 protease family protein, with translation MGVKSKLFDKIVIFWNENFKFRLGIFLLVTIFFAFKFLEKFELSIDMAIIFVVYMFSMTFHEIAHGYVAYRFGDDTAKNMGRITLNPLKHIDLFGMIVPFIIFLCGFKFLIGWAKPVPVNFCKLTPRKKGIFCVCIAGVMVNFILAAVSLIVLRIIGNGLGIDNNIVKILIYIYLINLLLGIFNLIPITPLDGGRIVYFFSSGKIKKVYDFIEKYGVVIIIMIAYFVNEYFSDKILIMFDFFLKLTGTNLGL, from the coding sequence ATGGGAGTCAAAAGTAAGTTATTTGATAAGATTGTGATTTTTTGGAATGAAAATTTTAAATTTAGATTGGGAATATTTTTATTAGTAACTATTTTTTTCGCTTTTAAATTTCTTGAAAAATTTGAATTATCGATAGATATGGCGATTATCTTTGTTGTTTATATGTTTTCAATGACTTTTCACGAAATTGCACATGGATATGTTGCATATCGTTTTGGAGATGACACGGCAAAAAATATGGGAAGAATAACTTTGAATCCCCTAAAGCATATTGATTTATTTGGAATGATTGTTCCTTTTATAATATTTTTATGTGGATTTAAGTTTTTAATTGGATGGGCAAAACCTGTGCCTGTAAACTTTTGTAAGTTGACTCCTCGAAAAAAAGGGATTTTTTGTGTCTGCATAGCTGGAGTTATGGTAAATTTTATTTTAGCAGCAGTTTCGTTAATTGTACTTCGAATTATTGGAAATGGACTTGGAATTGATAATAATATTGTAAAAATATTGATTTATATTTATTTAATAAATTTGTTGTTAGGAATTTTTAACTTAATACCAATAACTCCTTTAGATGGCGGAAGAATTGTCTATTTTTTTTCTTCTGGAAAAATAAAAAAAGTTTATGATTTTATTGAAAAATATGGAGTTGTAATAATAATAATGATAGCATATTTTGTAAATGAATATTTTTCTGATAAAATTTTAATAATGTTTGATTTTTTTCTTAAATTAACAGGAACAAATTTAGGTCTTTAA
- a CDS encoding adenylyltransferase/cytidyltransferase family protein — translation MKKYKTGLVLGRFQTFHNGHEYIINKALEICDKVLVFIGSSDKFGTIENPFSYELRKKLIKKIYENEIVENKLVISPLADLGAGNVTKWGDYLFCEAEKILGKVDCIVYGKESKCKSWFSEKIKKSVNFIVISRDDIKINASTLRNYMKENDFERWRKFVNEKNWGEFEKMREILIKI, via the coding sequence ATGAAAAAATATAAGACAGGCTTGGTTCTGGGAAGATTTCAAACATTTCACAATGGACATGAATATATTATAAATAAAGCTCTTGAGATATGTGACAAAGTTTTGGTATTTATTGGTTCTAGCGATAAATTTGGAACAATAGAAAATCCTTTTTCCTATGAATTAAGGAAAAAATTGATAAAAAAAATTTATGAAAATGAAATTGTGGAAAATAAATTAGTAATTTCCCCACTCGCTGACTTGGGAGCTGGAAATGTTACAAAATGGGGGGATTATTTGTTTTGTGAAGCAGAAAAAATTTTGGGAAAAGTCGATTGTATTGTTTATGGCAAAGAATCTAAATGTAAGAGCTGGTTTAGTGAAAAAATAAAAAAATCTGTAAATTTTATTGTAATTTCCAGAGATGATATAAAAATAAATGCTTCCACATTGAGAAATTATATGAAAGAAAATGATTTTGAAAGATGGAGGAAGTTTGTAAATGAAAAAAATTGGGGTGAGTTTGAAAAAATGAGGGAAATTTTGATTAAAATTTAA
- the rfbC gene encoding dTDP-4-dehydrorhamnose 3,5-epimerase: MNNFEVVETPIKGLVIIQPKVFGDERGFFLETYNKKSFEKLGLTMEFVQDNHSKSKKGVLRGLHFQTQNTQGKLVRVAKGSVYDVAVDLRKDSETFGKWYGILLTEANKTMFYVPEGFAHGFLTLEDDTEFMYKCTDLYSPEYDSGIMWNDETIGIDWKFEEFGIDPSELTISDKDTKHQNFDRNKKYFEKY; this comes from the coding sequence ATGAATAATTTCGAAGTAGTTGAAACACCGATAAAAGGTTTAGTAATAATTCAGCCAAAGGTGTTTGGAGATGAAAGAGGATTTTTCTTGGAAACATATAATAAAAAGTCGTTTGAGAAATTGGGACTTACGATGGAATTTGTTCAGGATAATCACTCAAAATCGAAAAAAGGTGTATTGAGAGGATTGCATTTTCAGACTCAAAATACTCAGGGAAAGCTTGTGAGAGTTGCAAAAGGCAGTGTTTACGATGTTGCTGTTGATTTGAGAAAGGATAGCGAAACTTTTGGTAAGTGGTACGGAATTTTGTTGACAGAAGCTAATAAGACTATGTTTTATGTGCCAGAAGGGTTTGCGCATGGATTTTTGACATTGGAAGATGATACGGAATTTATGTATAAATGTACGGATTTGTATTCTCCAGAATATGATAGCGGAATTATGTGGAATGACGAAACTATTGGGATTGACTGGAAATTTGAGGAATTTGGGATTGATCCTAGTGAATTGACAATTTCTGATAAGGATACTAAACATCAGAATTTTGATAGAAATAAGAAATATTTTGAAAAATATTAA
- a CDS encoding glycosyltransferase family 2 protein has protein sequence MYDFTACIVTYNTPKNDLKKIIKCFQKIKLNFKLWISDNSEKDDLKSFFKEIDDNRIEYIFNNSNKGFGAGHNVVIDKLINSSEISEFHLIINADIFFEENIVEKIFEYMKRHSEIGQIGPKIRDLEGNFSYTCRLFPKPLNLVFRRFLPFKNIVYKMDYDYEMRWANFEKIMEVPILSGCFIFLRVSALKEIGGFDERYFMYMEDYDLCRRIGQKYKVVYYPEVEIFHEHGKASYKSRKMMMFHVKSAIKYFNKWGWFFDKERKIKNDETRERYFKKN, from the coding sequence ATGTATGATTTTACAGCATGTATTGTAACATACAATACTCCAAAAAATGATTTGAAGAAAATAATTAAATGTTTTCAAAAAATTAAATTAAATTTTAAATTATGGATTTCAGATAATTCTGAAAAAGATGATTTGAAAAGTTTTTTTAAGGAAATAGATGATAACCGAATAGAATATATTTTTAATAATTCAAATAAAGGTTTTGGGGCTGGGCATAATGTGGTTATTGATAAATTGATTAACAGTTCTGAAATATCTGAATTTCATTTGATTATTAATGCGGATATTTTTTTTGAGGAAAATATAGTTGAGAAAATTTTTGAGTACATGAAAAGACATAGTGAAATTGGGCAAATTGGTCCTAAAATTAGGGATTTAGAAGGGAATTTCAGCTATACTTGCAGATTGTTTCCAAAACCTTTGAATCTTGTATTTAGAAGGTTTTTACCATTTAAAAATATTGTTTATAAAATGGATTATGATTATGAAATGAGATGGGCAAATTTTGAGAAAATAATGGAAGTTCCGATACTTTCTGGGTGTTTTATTTTTTTAAGAGTTTCGGCATTAAAGGAAATCGGTGGATTTGATGAGAGATATTTTATGTATATGGAAGATTACGATTTGTGCCGAAGAATTGGACAGAAATATAAAGTTGTTTATTATCCAGAAGTCGAGATATTTCATGAGCATGGGAAGGCTTCGTATAAATCGAGAAAAATGATGATGTTTCATGTAAAATCAGCTATTAAGTATTTTAACAAATGGGGATGGTTTTTTGATAAAGAGCGAAAAATTAAAAATGATGAAACTAGAGAAAGATATTTTAAAAAAAATTAA
- a CDS encoding SWIM zinc finger family protein produces MAPNASAISNAKKLCNKGAFLKLWRSVDDTLYMGECKGSGKSNYTVSVDFIDEENPVTRCTCPSRQFPCKHGLALLFEILRGEKFEECEIPEDILAKREKKGKLKAKKANEEKEVKKKTSSKASKSARTKKIKKQLEGLDLIKKISSQLLKVGLSAMGSVSITEYRDIVKQLGDYYLPGPQVLFQRLLLEIQAYKEDQDKGHYQTALECLKKLRAIEKKGREFLNEQLEKNDPELTDNTLYEDLGGVWKLTQLNDLGLKKENARLVQLSFEVNYDEASKIFTDCGYWIDLESGEVSYTANYRPRSAMKYIKQENSNFSLLTVPTLTFYPGGVNKRIRWDAASFDKIESSCYKEIKKHAQSIDQAIKIAKNELKNILTNNEVALLLEFEKIMFVEEEGKKKYILIDKNQKMIELRDKKSKEFSENFYELLPNECLENQVMFVKLFYEGRNIYAQAQSIITDDKIIRFGF; encoded by the coding sequence ATGGCTCCGAATGCTTCGGCGATTTCAAATGCAAAAAAATTGTGCAATAAAGGGGCATTTTTGAAATTATGGCGTTCGGTTGACGATACTTTGTATATGGGCGAGTGTAAGGGAAGTGGGAAATCGAATTATACGGTTTCAGTGGATTTTATTGATGAAGAAAATCCTGTTACACGATGTACTTGTCCAAGTAGACAATTTCCTTGTAAGCATGGATTAGCTTTGTTATTTGAGATATTGAGAGGAGAAAAATTTGAGGAGTGTGAAATACCAGAAGATATTTTGGCAAAGAGAGAAAAAAAGGGAAAATTAAAGGCTAAAAAGGCGAATGAGGAAAAGGAAGTTAAGAAAAAAACTTCTTCAAAAGCATCTAAATCAGCTAGAACAAAGAAAATTAAAAAGCAACTTGAAGGGCTAGATTTGATAAAGAAAATAAGTTCGCAATTATTGAAAGTTGGACTTTCTGCAATGGGGAGTGTTTCGATTACAGAGTATCGAGATATTGTAAAACAATTGGGAGATTATTATTTGCCAGGACCACAAGTTTTGTTTCAAAGATTACTTTTGGAAATTCAGGCGTATAAAGAGGATCAGGATAAGGGACATTATCAGACGGCTTTAGAATGTTTGAAAAAGTTAAGGGCGATTGAGAAAAAAGGTAGAGAGTTTTTGAATGAGCAACTTGAAAAGAATGATCCAGAATTGACGGATAATACGTTGTATGAGGATTTAGGAGGCGTGTGGAAGTTAACTCAGTTGAATGATTTGGGGTTAAAAAAGGAAAATGCGAGATTGGTGCAGCTTTCATTTGAAGTGAATTATGATGAGGCTAGTAAGATTTTTACAGATTGTGGATACTGGATTGATTTAGAGAGTGGGGAAGTGTCATATACTGCCAATTATAGACCTCGTTCGGCGATGAAATATATTAAGCAGGAAAATTCTAATTTTTCATTATTGACGGTGCCTACATTAACTTTTTATCCAGGTGGAGTTAATAAGAGAATAAGATGGGATGCCGCTAGTTTTGATAAAATTGAAAGTTCTTGTTACAAAGAGATAAAAAAACATGCTCAAAGTATAGATCAAGCTATAAAAATTGCTAAAAATGAATTAAAAAATATTTTGACAAATAATGAAGTGGCTTTATTACTAGAATTTGAAAAAATTATGTTTGTTGAAGAAGAAGGTAAGAAAAAATATATTTTAATTGATAAAAATCAAAAGATGATAGAGCTTAGAGATAAAAAAAGCAAGGAATTTTCAGAAAATTTCTATGAACTTTTGCCAAATGAATGTTTGGAAAATCAAGTGATGTTTGTAAAATTATTTTATGAAGGTAGAAATATTTATGCCCAAGCACAAAGTATCATAACTGATGATAAAATTATTCGTTTTGGATTTTAG
- the pncB gene encoding nicotinate phosphoribosyltransferase: protein MKLKPIITSLLDTDFYKFNMNQVIFHKHTDLVGEYHFKCRTPEISFTQEMLEEINEQIDYLCSLRFKDEELNYLRSIRFIKSDYVEFLRLWHPIRDYVTMVLENGKLRVIVKGPLFSAMQFEIYLLEIINEVYFRMKFNYDELLISAKEKLEKKILDFKNKKYNFKFAEFGCRRRLSREWQEEVVKKLSCETQNMVGTSNVFLAMKYNLVPIGTYAHEYVQMYQGIDSIPLSYTNHYALKDWYDEYKGDNGTALTDTITTDLFLRDFDRSMVNNYTGVRHDSGDPYIWAEKILNHYEKYGIDPKTKTLLFSDSLNFDEAEKIYQTFKDKVKISFGIGTFVTNDTKEKPLNIVIKLQYVNARPVAKLSDVEGKVMCDDEKYLKYLKASVKFRLEREKEY, encoded by the coding sequence ATGAAATTAAAACCTATTATAACATCTTTACTAGATACGGATTTTTATAAATTTAATATGAATCAGGTAATCTTTCACAAACATACGGATTTAGTCGGAGAATATCACTTTAAATGTCGAACTCCAGAAATTTCCTTTACGCAAGAAATGTTGGAAGAAATAAATGAGCAAATTGATTATTTATGCAGCTTACGTTTTAAAGACGAAGAATTAAATTATTTACGTTCAATAAGATTTATAAAATCAGATTACGTCGAGTTTTTAAGACTGTGGCATCCAATTAGAGATTATGTAACTATGGTACTTGAAAATGGAAAACTTAGAGTAATTGTTAAAGGTCCGCTTTTTAGTGCTATGCAATTTGAAATTTACTTGCTTGAAATTATTAACGAAGTGTATTTTAGAATGAAATTTAATTATGATGAATTGCTTATTTCTGCAAAAGAAAAATTGGAGAAAAAAATTTTGGATTTTAAAAATAAAAAATATAATTTTAAATTTGCTGAATTTGGCTGCAGAAGAAGACTTTCAAGAGAATGGCAGGAAGAAGTAGTAAAAAAATTATCCTGTGAAACTCAAAATATGGTCGGAACTTCCAATGTATTTTTGGCAATGAAATACAACTTAGTGCCAATTGGAACTTATGCACACGAATATGTCCAAATGTATCAGGGAATCGACTCAATTCCGCTATCTTACACAAATCATTACGCATTAAAAGACTGGTATGACGAATACAAGGGAGATAACGGCACAGCACTTACCGACACGATAACAACAGACTTATTTTTAAGGGATTTTGACAGAAGCATGGTAAATAACTATACAGGAGTACGGCATGACTCGGGAGATCCATATATTTGGGCTGAAAAAATATTGAATCACTACGAAAAATATGGAATAGATCCAAAGACAAAGACACTTTTGTTCAGTGATTCACTAAATTTTGATGAAGCTGAAAAGATTTATCAGACTTTTAAAGATAAAGTAAAAATTTCTTTTGGAATTGGAACATTTGTGACTAATGACACAAAAGAAAAACCATTAAATATTGTAATCAAACTTCAATATGTAAATGCTAGACCAGTTGCTAAATTAAGTGATGTGGAAGGGAAAGTTATGTGTGATGATGAAAAATATTTAAAATATTTGAAGGCATCGGTAAAATTTAGGCTGGAGCGGGAAAAAGAATATTAA
- a CDS encoding dTDP-glucose 4,6-dehydratase, whose translation MKTYLVTGAAGFIGANFLKYILKKYEGKEDIKVIVVDVLTYAGNLGTIKEEIKDARVEFKKVDIRDRKKIERVFSENDVDFVVNFAAESHVDRSIENPQIFLETNILGTQNLLENAKKAWTVSKDENGYPIYKGGVKYLQVSTDEVYGSLSKDYETAIDLIIDDEKVKKVVKNRTNLKTYGDKFFTEKTAVDPRSPYSASKTGADHIVIAYGETYKMPINITRCSNNYGPYHFPEKLIPLMIKNVLEGKKLPVYGKGDNVRDWLYVEDHCKGIDLVVRNGKVGEIYNIGGFNEEQNINIVKLVIDILKEEISNNDEYKKVLKTDLESVNYSLITYVQDRLGHDMRYAINPSKIAKELGWYPETDFETGIRKTVKWYLENQDWVNEVASGDYQKYYDEMYGNK comes from the coding sequence ATGAAAACATATTTAGTAACAGGTGCAGCGGGATTTATTGGGGCAAATTTTTTGAAATATATTTTGAAAAAGTATGAGGGGAAAGAAGATATAAAAGTTATAGTTGTTGATGTATTGACTTATGCAGGAAATTTGGGGACTATTAAAGAGGAAATTAAAGATGCAAGAGTGGAATTTAAAAAAGTTGATATTAGGGATAGGAAAAAAATTGAGAGAGTTTTTTCTGAAAATGATGTTGATTTTGTGGTAAATTTTGCAGCGGAATCGCATGTTGATAGATCGATTGAAAACCCACAAATTTTCCTGGAAACTAATATTTTGGGAACTCAAAATTTGTTGGAAAATGCTAAAAAGGCTTGGACGGTTTCTAAAGATGAGAATGGGTATCCAATTTATAAAGGTGGTGTAAAATATTTGCAAGTTTCTACTGATGAGGTTTATGGAAGTTTGTCAAAAGATTATGAAACAGCGATTGATTTAATAATTGATGACGAAAAAGTAAAAAAAGTTGTAAAAAATCGAACAAATTTGAAAACTTATGGGGATAAATTTTTTACAGAAAAAACAGCAGTCGATCCGAGAAGTCCTTATTCTGCATCAAAAACAGGAGCCGACCATATTGTAATTGCGTATGGAGAAACTTATAAAATGCCGATAAATATTACCAGATGTTCTAATAATTATGGTCCTTATCACTTTCCGGAAAAATTAATTCCTTTGATGATAAAAAATGTGCTTGAAGGTAAAAAGTTGCCTGTTTATGGGAAAGGAGACAATGTAAGGGACTGGCTTTATGTGGAAGATCATTGTAAAGGAATTGACTTAGTTGTGAGAAATGGTAAAGTGGGAGAAATTTACAATATTGGTGGATTCAATGAAGAGCAAAATATTAACATTGTAAAATTGGTAATTGATATTTTAAAAGAAGAAATTTCAAATAACGATGAGTATAAAAAAGTTTTGAAAACGGACTTAGAAAGCGTAAATTATAGTTTGATAACTTATGTTCAGGATAGATTAGGACATGATATGAGATATGCAATTAATCCTTCAAAAATAGCAAAAGAGTTGGGATGGTACCCTGAAACTGATTTTGAAACAGGAATCAGAAAAACTGTCAAATGGTATTTGGAAAATCAAGATTGGGTAAATGAAGTAGCTTCAGGTGATTATCAGAAATATTATGATGAAATGTATGGAAATAAATAG
- the nadE gene encoding NAD(+) synthase, whose protein sequence is MKNEKEKVIEWIKKYFEENGKNCKAVVGISGGTDSSVVTALCVAALGKENVIGVLMPKGMQHDIDYSKKLVEFLKIKHYEINVEKPVNDLKELISQQTGVNPDEFDAYKTNQPARIRMAVLYGISAIVGGRVANTCNLSEDFVGYSTKFGDAAGDFSPISDFTKTEVRKLGAELGLPEMFLKKVPEDGMSGKSDEEKLGFSYKILDEYIRTGDISDLKVKEKIDYLHKINLHKILPMPKYKKGDE, encoded by the coding sequence ATGAAAAATGAAAAAGAAAAAGTTATCGAATGGATAAAAAAATATTTTGAAGAAAATGGAAAAAACTGTAAGGCAGTTGTAGGAATTTCAGGAGGAACAGATTCTTCAGTCGTGACAGCACTTTGTGTAGCGGCTTTAGGAAAGGAAAATGTGATAGGAGTTCTTATGCCAAAAGGTATGCAACATGATATTGATTATTCCAAAAAATTAGTTGAGTTTTTGAAAATAAAGCATTATGAAATAAATGTTGAAAAGCCTGTGAATGACTTAAAAGAATTAATTTCGCAGCAAACGGGAGTAAATCCTGATGAATTTGATGCCTACAAGACTAATCAGCCTGCCAGAATACGGATGGCTGTGCTTTATGGGATTTCTGCCATTGTTGGCGGGAGAGTGGCTAATACTTGTAATTTGTCGGAAGATTTTGTGGGTTATTCAACAAAATTTGGAGATGCTGCGGGGGATTTTTCTCCAATTTCTGATTTTACAAAAACCGAAGTGCGAAAACTTGGAGCTGAACTTGGACTTCCTGAAATGTTTTTGAAAAAAGTGCCTGAAGACGGGATGAGCGGTAAATCTGATGAAGAAAAATTAGGATTCAGCTATAAAATTTTGGATGAATATATAAGAACAGGTGATATTTCAGATTTAAAAGTAAAAGAAAAAATAGATTATTTGCATAAAATTAATTTGCATAAAATACTACCTATGCCAAAATATAAAAAGGGAGATGAATAA